The genomic window ATGTGAACATGAAGTTTACACCGGGCAATTGCTACGGTATTATCGGTGCTAACGGGGCCGGAAAATCTACGTTTCTTCGTGTAATCAGCAAGCAATTGGACCCTACCAGAGGTAGCGTTAACCTAGGACCGGGCGAACGCCTTTCCGTATTGAGCCAAGATCACTTCGCGTTCGATGAATATACGGTAATGGATACCGTATTGATGGGGCACACGACCTTATGGGAGGTGATGAGCGAGAAAAACGCCCTTTACGAGAAACCTGATTTCAGCGACGCCGACGGTATCCGCGTATCGGAACTGGAAGAGAAATTCGCAGAGATGGAAGGCTGGAACGCAGAGAGCGACGCCGCCAACCTATTGAGCGGACTAGGCATCAAGGAGGATTTGCATTATATGTATATGAAGGACTTGAGCGGTAAGCAGAAAGTACGTGTCTTATTGGCCCGTGCCTTGTTCGGACAGCCCGATAACCTATTATTGGATGAGCCGACGAACGACTTGGACCTTGAGACGGTTTCTTGGTTGGAGAATTATCTCTCTAATTTCGAGCATACCGTATTGGTTGTTAGCCACGACCGTCACTTCCTCGACTCCGTTTGTACGCATACCGTGGATATCGACTTTGGTAAATTACAATTATTCGCCGGAAACTATAGCTTCTGGTACGAGTCTAGCCAGTTAGCCCTTCGTCAACAGCAGAACCAGAATAAGAAAGCCGAGGAGAAGAAGAAAGAGTTGGAAGAATTTATCCGCCGTTTCAGCGCCAACGTAGCGAAGTCCAAGCAGACCACCAGTCGCAAGAAGATGTTGGAGAAGCTGAATATCGAGGAGATCAAACCGTCCTCACGCCGCTATCCGGGAATCTTGTTCACGCCTAACCGCGAACCGGGCAACCAGATCCTAGAGGTGAAAGGATTGTCGAAGAGTATCGACGGACAGGTATTGTTCAAGGACTTGAACTTCTTCGTGGAGAAGGATGACAAGATCGTATTTATCAGTCACGACCCTCGTGCCATGACCGCCTTGTTCCAGATCATCAACGGTGAGGAGAAAGCGGATGCCGGTACGTATCAGTGGGGACAGACGATCACGACCTCTTATCTTCCTCTCGATAACTCCAAATATTTCAATACAGATATCAACCTGCTCGATTGGTTATGCCAGTTCTCGCCGGATACTAACGAGGTATTCTTGAAAGGCTTCCTCGGACGTATGTTGTTCTCGGGCGAGGAGCTTATGAAAAAGGTAAGCGTACTTTCCGGAGGTGAGAAGATGCGTTGTATGATCTCACGTATGATGCTCACCGACGCCAACTGCTTGATCTTGGATACTCCGACCAACCACTTGGACTTGGAATCCATCCAAGCCTTCAATAATACGTTGAAGACATTCAAGGGAAATATCCTGTTCTCCAGTCATGACCACGAGTTCATACAGACCGTGGCGAACCGTATCATCGAGCTGACTCCTAACGGTATCATCGATAAGATGATGGATTACGATGATTACATCACAGATCCGGCTATCGCGGAGTTACGGGAAAAGTTATATTCGAAATGAAAAAAAGATTATTATTCATACTAATCGTTTTTATCGCATGGCTACCGGTTTTTGTTATTCAAAAACCGGTATTTATGTTTTATCAGCATGCGTTGTCCGAGGCTTGTACCTTCACGGACTTCCTACAGGTTATGCTTCATGGGCTGAAGCTGGATTGTACGATAGCGGGATACCTTACGGCCATCCCTCTCCTATTGACTCTAGTATCAGTTTGGCTTCCGGGCGCTTGGTTGAAGAAGGTATTGAAAGGGTACTTCTTGATCATGGGAATTCTGGTATCTGCGATCTTCTCCGTAGATGTGGCTTTATACAGCTTTTGGGGATTCAGGTTGGACGCTACTTTATTCTTCTACCTGCAATCGCCTGCCGATGCGATGGCGAGTGTTCCGTTGGGATTGTTCTTTATCCAATTATTGGTATTCGTGGCATATGCGCTAGGTATCTATGCTTGGTTCACCTTCATCCTCCGGTTCGCACCAGTAAAGCCTAGCTTTCCACCTACGGGATTGGAACAATTGGGAAGTACTTTCGCCATCCTCTTAGCGGGGGGAATATTGTTTATTCCGATCCGGGGAGGCGTAACTACGTCTACGGCGAATGTCGGCATGGTTTATTTCAGCCAGAACCAGTTCTTGAATCATTCGGCGATCAACCCGTGTTTCAGTCTGATAGCCTCATTGAGTAAGCAACAGGATTTTGCCTCGCAATTCGATTTCTACCCGGAGGAAAAGCGGAAAGCCTTATTCGATACGCTCATTCAAGCCCAAGACTCCTTATGCCCGGGAGATTCCATACCTACAGAGCCTGTCAAACTATTGACAACGACTCGTCCCAATATTCTCATTATCATCATGGAGAGTTTCACGGCAAATGCTATCGAGGCTGTTGGCGGTGAGCCGGGAATTACGCCGAACTTGAATCGGCTGAGCAAAGAGGGTGTATTATTCACGAACCTATATGCCAACTCGTTCCGTACCGATCGAGGCTTAGTCTCCGTATTGAACGGCTATTTAGCCCAACCCACCACCTCCATCATGAAGTATCCGGTGAAAAGCCAGACCCTTCCATCTATCGCAAAGAGTCTTAACAAAGAAGGATATACGGCAGATATGCTCTATGGAGGTGATATCAATTTCACGAATATGCAAAGTTATTTCTATAGTTCCGGCTACAGCAAGATAACGGCAGACCGTGATTTTCCCTTGAGTAGCCGTCTGAGTAAATGGGGAGCAAACGACGATATCACGTTCTCGCATCTTTACGAGGATATCAAGCAAAGACCAGTCGACGGCAAACCTTGGTTAAGTACATTCCTAACATTAAGTAGCCATGAGCCTTTCGAGGTCCCGTTTCACCATTTGGAGCATCCCTATCTAAACTCCGTCGCATTTACGGACAGCTGTATCGGCAATTTCATTGATACGTTCAAGGAACTGCCGGCATGGAAAAATACGGTAGTCATCTTTGTCTCCGACCACGGATACCGTTACCCTGAAAACATGCAGGAGTACGGACCTTTGCGTTTCCACATACCTATGCTATGGCTAGGTGGAGCGATCGCTGAACCTAAAGTGATCGATACGTACGCAAACCAGACCGATTTGGCAGCCACCTTATTAAATCAGATGGGTCTCCCCACAGATGAGTTCTCATTCAGCAAAGATATATTGAATCCTTGCGTCCCGCATTACGCCTTTTATACATTCAATAATGGATTTGGCTTTATAGACGAATCCGGTGTTTCCGTATACGACAATGAAGGGAACAAGATTTTAGTAGAAGAACCTGAAAGCGGAAACGAGACCCGCTTGGAGAAAGGAAAAGTCCTATTACAAACTTTATACGACGATCTGGGAAATCGATAACGACAGATATAAAAAAGGCCGACTTACACAAGCCGGCCTTTTTTATTTATATTAATAATATTCTTACTTAGCGTAGCTTACCGCACGAGTCTCACGGATCACCGTGATCTTAACCTGTCCCGGATAAGTCATCTCATCCTGAATCTTCTTAGCGATCTCAGCGGACAAGTTCTCGGTGTCCTTATCGTCAATCTTATCAGCGCCAACGATGACGCGCAACTCTCTACCCGCTTGGATAGCGTAAGTCTTGACGACACCCGGATACGATAAAGCCAATTGTTCCAAATCATTCAAACGCTTGATATAAGCCTCTACGATCTCACGACGTGCTCCCGGACGAGCACCTGAAATAGCGTCGCAAACCTGTACGATCGGAGCCAACAGCGTCTGCATCTCCACCTCATCGTGGTGAGCGCCTACGGCGTTGCAAATATCCGGTTTCTCCTTATATTTCTCGCAAAGCTTCATACCCAAGATAGCGTGCGGCAATTCCGGCTCATCATCGGGCACTTTACCAATATCATGTAACAATCCGGCACGTTTCGCTTTCTTCGGGTTCAAGCCCAACTCGGAAGCCATCACGGCACAAAGGTTGGCCGTCTCACGAGCATGTTGCAACAAGTTTTGTCCATAAGAAGAACGATACTTCATCTTACCGATCATACGGATCAATTCCGGATGCAAACCGTGCACACCCAAATCGATCACGGTACGCTTACCAGTCTCTACGACCTCGTCTTCCACTTGCTTCTTCACCTTCGTTACCACCTCCTCGATACGAGCCGGATGGATACGTCCGTCCTGTACCAATTGATGCAAGGCCAAACGAGCGATCTCACGGCGAACCGGATCGAATCCGGAAAGAACGATAGCCTCAGGCGTATCATCCACCACGATCTCAATACCGGTAGCGGCCTCCAAAGCACGGATATTACGTCCCTCACGACCGATGATACGGCCTTTGATCTCGTCCGATTCAATATGGAACACGGTAATAGAGTTCTCGATAGCCGTCTCCGTCGCTACCCGTTGGATAGACTGGATCACGATCTTCTTCGCCTCCTTATTAGCGGTCATCTTCGCCTCCTCGACGATCTCGTTGATGTAAGAAGCGGCTTGCGTCTTTGCCTCATCCTTTAAGGACTCGATCAAACGCTCTTTGGCTTCCTCGGCGGACAACCCGGAGATAGCCTCCAAATGCTCCACTTCCTTCTGATGAAGTTTATCCAAATCTTGCTTCTTCTTCTCCACCAACTCCAACTGAGAAGATAAATTCTCCTTTACAGCCTCTACCTCGTTATTCCTACGCTGTAACTCTTCCTGACGTTGATTCATCGTCAGTTCTCTTTGTTTCAATTTAGTCTCGACAGACTGGATCTTAGCGTTACGCTGTGATACCTGTTTTTCCAAGTCCGCTTTCAAATGAAGAAACTTCTCCTTTACTTCCAGCATCTTGTTCTTCTTTATCACCTCGGCCTCCTTCTCCGCCTCTTGAAGCACGGAGTCGTACTTCGACTTCAGAAGGAAACGCATGCCCAGCCACGCAAGCAACCCACCAATGATGAAGGTTACTATCGGTATGATTATATACATTCCAACCATTTAACTAATAATTTAAGATTCATTTATTTATATACAAAAAAAGCACTACCATCACACGGTCTCACCGTGCAAAGCAGTGCGGAAACTCTCTTCTTACAATATGTATGTTATTTCTTCAGATATCCTTCCAACTCGGTTGTAAGCTCCTGTATCTTATCCGTAAAAGGATTTGTATCATTCCGTTTTTCCAACTCCAGATTATGCATCGAGAGTTGAAAAGCCACCATGGCTAACAAATCTTTCGTATCCACCTCGACCGCGAAATGCTGCCTGTATTGAAGAATCTTGCTGTTGATCTGATCAGCGGCGGCACGCGCCAACTCTTCCTCATGACGTTTGATCGTAAGCGGATATTTCTTTCCGGCTATCACTATATTTATAAGAAATTCTTCGTCCATCGCTTCTATTCATTTAAAAGTGCGATGCACTTGTCTACTTCCCGCACTAATTTTGATAACCGCATCCGGGCGTTCTTCATCTCTTCCTCGTTCGTGGAAACAATTCGCGCCGTCAGCATGTTATCACATTTGGCATTCAATCCTTCAATCATATCCTTCGCCTGCCGCAACTCCTCGTCTTTAAGGCTCAAAGCAGCTGTAAGTTCGTCAATTCTACGTTTCTGCTGATCGCATAACGCCATCAAATCACGAACTCTAACCTCAAATACAGCTAACAATCTCTTATGATCTTCGGTCATTTCACACCAAATTCTACACAAAAGTAAGTTTTTGAATTGAATTAACCAACTGTAGACTTAATTATTTTGACAGAAAACGTATGGACAAATAAAAAGGCCGTCCAAAAAAATCGAACAGCCCTCCCTAATTCTTGTAAACGTTCCTCTTGTTTACACTAAAGAAACATACATTTCACCTTCAATCTCCTCGAAAGCTAATTTACCTTCTTTCGCCAACCAACCAAAAGCGGCGTACATATCTTTTTCCGCTTTAATCTTCGTGGCTTTCTTCACTGCCTTAAAACTCATTTTACCGCCTTCATTTAAAACGTTCCATACAAGGCCGGCGTTTGTACCAATTAATTCAATCATTTTATGATAACATTTGATTACTGGGGACAAATTTATAGATTAAATGATTAAAACAAAAGATTATAGATGTTTTTTAGCATAAAAGATGGACATTTTTCGCTTTGTAAACAATATTAACACGGTTATAACGTTATTTTTCCTCTGTTTTCTCGGCATATCAGTTCCGCTTCCACGTTTACCGCTGAGACATATCTTTTTAATAAGTCAACCGAGTAACCACCCGCTTCCAATAAGCCCTCCTTACCGGAATAACCATTCAGAATCATTAACAATGAAGTGGTCGACATTTCAATCTTGGTACGTTCCTCATCGCTGGTAGGCGTTCCGACACCCGCTACTCCATCCCTGTAGACTGGAAGACCGGCGATATTCAATTCACCACGTCCGATACCGTGATAAATTTCCCCCTCTTTTCCGACACCTAGTTCCAATCCGCCTACAATCTTATCTGCGTCAAATCCTCCGATAGAATAACCGCTACGGATAGAAACCAGATTGACGATATCCACCAAGGTATCTATCTTATATAAAGGAAGCCCGCGAAGTATCCGTCGTCTTAACGCCTCGGCGGAAGGGCGATACCGGTTCGGGTCTTTCCCCAGACGTTTATAAGCCTGACGGGTAGCGAAAATAGGAGTCCACTTATTAATATCCTCTATCTTACAGGTAGAACGGATATCCTCCTCAACACGGGTTATTTCTTCCCAAAGTCGTTCATCGGGCTCCGTGTTCTTTACTTGACAGGCGATAGCCAACACGTGAAGATCGGGGCAAGCCTCCGATATCTCAGATGAAAGAGTGATTGAAATCATGTCTATTATAAGTTTGAGCCAATATAACTAAGATTTTTTCAAGCATATTCCGGTAAGAATCCGGCCGCTTTTGACACCGAGGCGACGAGCGGAGAAATAATCCTCATACCGAATATAAGTACAGATGCCAGCGATCTCTATATGCTCGGAGAGCAATCCTGCCTCTAACAATTGTAAACGGTTGGTTTCCCATAGATCGATATACGCTTTTTGAGTCTCCGCATTACGTCGAAGAATCCGCTCCATCGGGAAGCCCGCCATTTGAAAAGCTTTTACGACTTCCTCTCCCACCTCAAATGCCGCTTGACTGATAGAGGGACCTATTCCGGCAACCAATTGAGTGGGATCGCAATCGTATGCCTCGATCATCAAGCTTGCCGCCTTACGAGCTATATGTAAAACCGTACCCCGCCAACCCGCATGGACGGCAGCTACCACTTTACGATCCGGCGCATATAACAAGACAGGGACACAATCCGCCGTAGATACGGCTACACATACATCCGGAACATTCGTCACCAAAGCGTCCACGCCTTCCAAACGTAGCTTTCGCTCTTTATCATTCAGCGAAAGGAAAGACGCGTCGATCGCCAATACTCGATCCTCATGGGTCTGATGAGGTATAACCATATTCTCTAGGGAAATCCCGACCGCATTCGAAAGAAGTTCCAAGTTCTTCCGGATGAAGCCCGGATCATCCTCGGTATAAACGCCCGGATTCATCGAAGCGTACGTTCCCGTACTCACGCCGCCATGACGTGTTGTCGTAAAATGAGAAATGTCGCGGTATCCGCTTAACCCGGAGAACCGCGACACCTCTATTTGCTTATTTTCTTGTATCTTCATCTTCATCATCGTCCCAGTATTCCTCGTATTCCTCATCCGGGTCATCCTCGTCCTCGTCCACGGGGAAGATGTATTCGTCGTCGTCCTCAAATTCCAACGTGCTTACATCTATATTCTTATGGACAATTCGCTCTGCCTCATGGAAATTCTCCTTATTCAGCTCTTTCCATAAAAGGTCTTTCAACTCGACAATACCCAGTCCCGTGATAGAAGATATAAAGACATACGGAATTCCCTCCGGCAAGTCTTGCGACAAAGCCTCGATCAATTCCTCATCCAGCATATCGCTCTTGGTGATCGCCAGTACACG from Parabacteroides distasonis ATCC 8503 includes these protein-coding regions:
- a CDS encoding B3/B4 domain-containing protein, producing MISITLSSEISEACPDLHVLAIACQVKNTEPDERLWEEITRVEEDIRSTCKIEDINKWTPIFATRQAYKRLGKDPNRYRPSAEALRRRILRGLPLYKIDTLVDIVNLVSIRSGYSIGGFDADKIVGGLELGVGKEGEIYHGIGRGELNIAGLPVYRDGVAGVGTPTSDEERTKIEMSTTSLLMILNGYSGKEGLLEAGGYSVDLLKRYVSAVNVEAELICRENRGKITL
- a CDS encoding cell division protein ZapA, giving the protein MDEEFLINIVIAGKKYPLTIKRHEEELARAAADQINSKILQYRQHFAVEVDTKDLLAMVAFQLSMHNLELEKRNDTNPFTDKIQELTTELEGYLKK
- the rny gene encoding ribonuclease Y, translated to MVGMYIIIPIVTFIIGGLLAWLGMRFLLKSKYDSVLQEAEKEAEVIKKNKMLEVKEKFLHLKADLEKQVSQRNAKIQSVETKLKQRELTMNQRQEELQRRNNEVEAVKENLSSQLELVEKKKQDLDKLHQKEVEHLEAISGLSAEEAKERLIESLKDEAKTQAASYINEIVEEAKMTANKEAKKIVIQSIQRVATETAIENSITVFHIESDEIKGRIIGREGRNIRALEAATGIEIVVDDTPEAIVLSGFDPVRREIARLALHQLVQDGRIHPARIEEVVTKVKKQVEDEVVETGKRTVIDLGVHGLHPELIRMIGKMKYRSSYGQNLLQHARETANLCAVMASELGLNPKKAKRAGLLHDIGKVPDDEPELPHAILGMKLCEKYKEKPDICNAVGAHHDEVEMQTLLAPIVQVCDAISGARPGARREIVEAYIKRLNDLEQLALSYPGVVKTYAIQAGRELRVIVGADKIDDKDTENLSAEIAKKIQDEMTYPGQVKITVIRETRAVSYAK
- a CDS encoding winged helix-turn-helix domain-containing protein, whose product is MIELIGTNAGLVWNVLNEGGKMSFKAVKKATKIKAEKDMYAAFGWLAKEGKLAFEEIEGEMYVSLV
- a CDS encoding LTA synthase family protein, with the protein product MKKRLLFILIVFIAWLPVFVIQKPVFMFYQHALSEACTFTDFLQVMLHGLKLDCTIAGYLTAIPLLLTLVSVWLPGAWLKKVLKGYFLIMGILVSAIFSVDVALYSFWGFRLDATLFFYLQSPADAMASVPLGLFFIQLLVFVAYALGIYAWFTFILRFAPVKPSFPPTGLEQLGSTFAILLAGGILFIPIRGGVTTSTANVGMVYFSQNQFLNHSAINPCFSLIASLSKQQDFASQFDFYPEEKRKALFDTLIQAQDSLCPGDSIPTEPVKLLTTTRPNILIIIMESFTANAIEAVGGEPGITPNLNRLSKEGVLFTNLYANSFRTDRGLVSVLNGYLAQPTTSIMKYPVKSQTLPSIAKSLNKEGYTADMLYGGDINFTNMQSYFYSSGYSKITADRDFPLSSRLSKWGANDDITFSHLYEDIKQRPVDGKPWLSTFLTLSSHEPFEVPFHHLEHPYLNSVAFTDSCIGNFIDTFKELPAWKNTVVIFVSDHGYRYPENMQEYGPLRFHIPMLWLGGAIAEPKVIDTYANQTDLAATLLNQMGLPTDEFSFSKDILNPCVPHYAFYTFNNGFGFIDESGVSVYDNEGNKILVEEPESGNETRLEKGKVLLQTLYDDLGNR
- a CDS encoding ABC-F family ATP-binding cassette domain-containing protein, with protein sequence MITVNNLDVQFGKRILFQDVNMKFTPGNCYGIIGANGAGKSTFLRVISKQLDPTRGSVNLGPGERLSVLSQDHFAFDEYTVMDTVLMGHTTLWEVMSEKNALYEKPDFSDADGIRVSELEEKFAEMEGWNAESDAANLLSGLGIKEDLHYMYMKDLSGKQKVRVLLARALFGQPDNLLLDEPTNDLDLETVSWLENYLSNFEHTVLVVSHDRHFLDSVCTHTVDIDFGKLQLFAGNYSFWYESSQLALRQQQNQNKKAEEKKKELEEFIRRFSANVAKSKQTTSRKKMLEKLNIEEIKPSSRRYPGILFTPNREPGNQILEVKGLSKSIDGQVLFKDLNFFVEKDDKIVFISHDPRAMTALFQIINGEEKADAGTYQWGQTITTSYLPLDNSKYFNTDINLLDWLCQFSPDTNEVFLKGFLGRMLFSGEELMKKVSVLSGGEKMRCMISRMMLTDANCLILDTPTNHLDLESIQAFNNTLKTFKGNILFSSHDHEFIQTVANRIIELTPNGIIDKMMDYDDYITDPAIAELREKLYSK
- the pgeF gene encoding peptidoglycan editing factor PgeF, with amino-acid sequence MMKMKIQENKQIEVSRFSGLSGYRDISHFTTTRHGGVSTGTYASMNPGVYTEDDPGFIRKNLELLSNAVGISLENMVIPHQTHEDRVLAIDASFLSLNDKERKLRLEGVDALVTNVPDVCVAVSTADCVPVLLYAPDRKVVAAVHAGWRGTVLHIARKAASLMIEAYDCDPTQLVAGIGPSISQAAFEVGEEVVKAFQMAGFPMERILRRNAETQKAYIDLWETNRLQLLEAGLLSEHIEIAGICTYIRYEDYFSARRLGVKSGRILTGICLKKS